From Impatiens glandulifera chromosome 7, dImpGla2.1, whole genome shotgun sequence:
TCATTTATCTGAAAGTATTgtctataaaaaatattcatacatatttattataattaaaattttatttacttggCTTTTACttatttactttattaaaaCTAGGGAGGATAATGAGAGAATAACACATCATCATTTTGTTCCAttctattttgaattttttttagtattatctCGTAATGTTTGATTTGGGAGAATCCTTATAGGCactgttttaaaatatttaaaaaaaaataattatgatgaaattacttaaaagatatttttatataatttatattaacaattcatataaatataaaactcttataaaatataaataataaatatattaataattttatatgtttaataagatatttacccaataaaattatatatatatatatatataatagatcaaatttcaatatttttcataaatgaAATTTGATGGAAGTTTGAATCCTAGAAAAGTGATAATTTGTGGTAACATTGGAAGTTTGAATCCTATAAAAGTGATAGTTTGTGGAAGATGTTGCATGTCTAACATAGtcatcattaatatttaatgtcaacttatttattttattttttattaaatattttgatttagaatatttaattttaattatataaatatatatttaattttaattatttaattattttttttaattatatatataatatattataaaattaagtaagtaTTGTGGAAAGATTGAATGAAATTGGTataatgagaaaatgaatatGGAAGTAGGGTAGAACTGAAAAAAGTTCATGGTTTTATGTTCAAGTAATATTAAGCAacgtttgtttttctttaatgGTTGTTCTTGGCTGTAGTACCGCGCGACCGTTGCCTGTTTTCGACTGAATAAACCAGTCATGACTTGATTTTCAACCGAGGGAAAATGGCCCTGGCTAGGTAATCAATAtctaattgaaattataaaatcaaaagagatttgataaaagatgaacaataaattatcataacccTATTAATAACCATCCTCCAAAGCTATACAATGTTCTTGCTAATGGAAATGCAATCCACTATGCCATAATTATTCCTCTAAGTTACCAAATGAAGTATCATCTAAATTACATAAAAGGGTTTGAATAAAAGAACAAGTACAACAAGGAAATATAAAAGTTGAATAATAAACAACTTGCCCAAACTTTAAGTTAGCACAAAGAGAACCTCTTTTCTTGGTCAAGCGATCAGTTCAGGAAAGACAAACAGATGAACCACAAAGCTTCTCCAATTCGCTTTCAAGAATATTAGACAGATTTGTTTTAGTTCGCCTATAAACCCAAGCTCGTGCACTTCGATCCCAATCATATCTGGATGGGCCACTGCATTAACAAAATCCATAGTGTTTATGTTTATAAGAGACATTGACtctcatcttttatttttttatatttttaaaaactggGTTCCGCTTCTCTTTTGGAATGCGACAAATCCCAGGACAGGTTCGAACCCAGGACATCAGAGAGGCTGGGGACCTGGGGGTTTTCACCTCCTTTTGCcgttaggctagaagagagGATAGAGACATTGACTCTCACcctttttaacataataatatgctttcaattatataattttcattagGGGAAAAGACCAGGAAATGCAATAGCATTGAAAAAAACTCAATTTGCACAAAACTGAACTTGCAAATAGTAACAAATCACTCACTTTGTCAAATTTTTACCAACTGGTCAATTTTTCTGTAAACAACCTTAACTATAACCTCTTACCCAACCCGAAACATTTTTGGGCTAGGTTTAGGGAAGCAGGTTTAGCAAGGCTTAATTGTTTAGGGTGTGTTTGTTTAAAATTCTTGCATTCTAAAATATCAGTTTTAAGTTGCTTCTTTATTTGATATGTTTTCCAGAACCTACACAATGACACTTATTTTTGAACTTCTATAGATAGAACCTTTATAATATTAACAGTACTGATTTAACAATCTTAcctttagataaaaataaagattcATCAGCTTGACATATATGCAAATTCCATAAAACAGGACAAGCTAAAATCATACCTCACAGGGGAAGACAGCCATAATTGTCTGTTTGGTGTTTGCTTGTTTAATACATAGGTTCCTAAACTCCCAAGTCTCAGGGTTAAAACCTGGTTCTGCCCATCAATGAAAATAAACCAATTGAAACTTGTTCAAGAGAAAAAAGTAAAGATTTTGGAGatgaaaatatttgtaaaacttACTCCATAATCAATGTCAAATCCATCAATATCAACTGAATCGCCATATTCCTGCCAAAGAAACACAAATGATTATTAAAACAACACAAAATTCCATAGTTGGAGATAACAATTGAATTGCTATTGATCATCTCCTATTTCGATGTCAATTCTCTGCTACTTAGTGGAAAAGGGTTATTAAATGTATGATCACTGAAGCTTCAATGAAAGTCACACATAGCATAAGCAAAATTAACagataaaaatgagaaaaaaaaatcacctcTAATTTCTCTAGAAGGTCATGTATTGTAGAGTCTGCCAGCTGATGATATTCATCCTCCTTTAACAAAGAACTGTATTCACATAAAGAATTTATCAACTCAAGCATCACAAgatataaacatgattttccAAATTAAAGTTACAAAATTTTCACCCATTGTTGTGAGGATATAACTTACTGGTAATCAATGGTGGTTGGGCCCTGAGGCTCGTTGAGATCGCAAAAGCTTCTTCTTGGAGGACGGGAGACAATGTCCATATGTTCTACAAACCCTAAGGAAGAATGTAGAACCGATCGACGAAGGGTCATAATTGAGGAAGGATGACGATGATTTGACCTAAAAGCCATGGAGAGTCTCCTCAGCAGAAGCAATTTTGTAGAAGATGGATGCGGCATTATTCTTTGAACCTTCTCAGCTTCTCCTTGAGATTTGCGTTCTCAAACTACTCTGAATCGATTCACAACACAAACCAAATAGTCATGGCACCATTTGAAAATCAATTGAGGAAGGGTTTAGAAACGTGACCTAGACAGAGAAAGAACACAAATGATTATACTAATTTATATCTAAACCCGCAACCCGCGAGCTGACCCATTTATAAAGTTTATGACTTTATTAGATGTTTAGATATAAATTCAGGAGCTATTTCGATATTCTTCATCTTACTAAATAATCTTACCCTTTCATTCTTCCTCGTCTCAACTCAACTCAACGGTACTCCACTCCCTCCTGGACAGAAATCCAAACAGA
This genomic window contains:
- the LOC124944819 gene encoding frataxin, mitochondrial-like isoform X1; translated protein: MPHPSSTKLLLLRRLSMAFRSNHRHPSSIMTLRRSVLHSSLGFVEHMDIVSRPPRRSFCDLNEPQGPTTIDYHSLLKEDEYHQLADSTIHDLLEKLEEYGDSVDIDGFDIDYGNQVLTLRLGSLGTYVLNKQTPNRQLWLSSPVSGPSRYDWDRSARAWVYRRTKTNLSNILESELEKLCGSSVCLS
- the LOC124944819 gene encoding frataxin, mitochondrial-like isoform X2, which codes for MVPSSTKLLLLRRLSMAFRSNHRHPSSIMTLRRSVLHSSLGFVEHMDIVSRPPRRSFCDLNEPQGPTTIDYHSLLKEDEYHQLADSTIHDLLEKLEEYGDSVDIDGFDIDYGNQVLTLRLGSLGTYVLNKQTPNRQLWLSSPVSGPSRYDWDRSARAWVYRRTKTNLSNILESELEKLCGSSVCLS